CCGCTTGGGTTTCTTTAAGAATGTTTACCACATCCTCAAGTTCATCTTCCTTCTCTTCAGAGAGGACAAAGCTCCTTTCGGGAGGATAATTTCTCATATGATCCGCAAAACCGTCAAGCACTTTACCCATCCTAACTTTAACGTTCATTTTAGGTATATCCCGCTCAAATACCATGGTACAGTTGGGAGGTGAGAAAATCGCCTCCGAAAGATCTTTGCCTACCTTACGCGCATCAATGTCCCATGCTGCAACAATTTCTATATCCCAGGGCTTGTACCCTCCCACATCTTCAAACATGAGACCGTTCACACCTGCGTTTTTGTTCTTCTTGTAATAAAAAATGCCTTGAACGAGAGAGCTTGCACAGTTACCGACTCCAACTATGGCGACCCTTATTTTCTTAGACATTCCAGCCTCCACAAAACAAGCAAACTTTATAATATTATACCTAATGATGAAGGTTCTCATAGTTCTTTACTCAAAGTTGATAGAAGATAGTAAGTTCATAAATAAACTGGAAAAGGAAGTGAGTTTGTTGAAGAAGCTCATAGGTCCGGATAGTCTTTATGCTGTCATAACTTCGGAGATGAAACACCTATTTGATAAGTTTCCGGATCTGGTTTTTTTAAGGAACGACAAGGAGACTCTTCTTTACGGCATATACAAAGGACTGAGGAAGCTTAGGGGAAATGACGTGCTTATACTTGACGGTAAAGAGGCAATCACTAAGGAGAGGATACTTAACTTTATAAGTCAGAGGAGGAAAAACTTACTGTCAGTGGCGGAAAAATGTTGGAGTGGTGTAGCCGTCTTAAAGCTGATAGACCTGGATTATATAATTAGAACTATGGAGAGGTTTGTAAATGAGGATGTGGATTTTTTAGAAATAATGAAACTTGTAAAAGAAGATTATGGTATAGATTACGAAGTTTTATAGGAGGTTAGACATGGACGAGATCACGGTAGGTAAGTATATCGTAAGAACGGACAGATACTACACCAAAGAACACGAATGGGCTCTTATTAAGGGGAACAAAGCTTGGATAGGAATAACCGATTACGCACAAAAAGAATTGGGGGATATAGTTTACGTAGACCTCCCTTCTGTAGGGCAGAGTTACGAAAGTGCAGATACTATTGCCAATGTGGAGTCTGTCAAGAACGTTGCACCCATATACGCACCTCTGTCTGGTACAGTTGTAGAAGTAAATGAACAGTTAGTGGATGAGCCTCACCTAATTAACGAATCACCTTACGATGATGGATGGATAGCGGTACTTGAGCTTTCCGATCCTATGGAAGTGGAGGATCTTATGCCAGCTCAGGATTATGCAGAGCTATTAGTTGAGATAATAAAGGATGAGAAGGGAGAGAGTATATCCCTTGAACTTCCTGAGGAAGAAATAACGCCTACCATAGAGGAGTCCCTTGAGGCTCTACCAGAAGAAGAGCTTCCTTATGAGGAGAAAGAAAGGTAATGTACTTACCACATTCGCAAGAGGATGTAGAAGCAGTCCTCAAGGAGTTAGGCTTGTCTTCTTTGGAAGAACTTTTTTCTCATATAGACCCATCCTTACTGAGTTCTCCTAACCTTGAAAAGCCAATGTCAGAGGAAGAAATAAGGAGATTTCTCAAAGAGCGTGCAAAAAAGAATAAACCTCTCGTGTCCTTTGCAGGTTTTGGGGCTTATGATAGGATAATCCCATCAGCTGTATGGCAGATATTAGGTAGAGGTGAGTTTCTAACAGCATACACACCTTACCAAGCGGAGGCATCACAGGGTACTCTCCAAGCCATCTTTGAGTATCAAACACTTATATGCGAGCTTACCGGCATGGACGTAGCAAATGCAAGCATGTATGATGGAGCTTCAGCCCTCGCAGAAGGTATACTTATGGCGAGAGCTTTAAAAAGCGCAGGCAAAAAAGTGCTTATCTCAGAGGGAGTAAATCCGCTCTATAGAGAGGTTGTGAAGACTTATCTGGCAGGATACGAAGACGAAATATCCTTGATTCCTCTTTGTAAGGAGGGGAGTACGGATCTTTATATCCTCGAAGACTATTTAAAAAAAGACAATGTCCATGCGCTTGCCATGCAGTATCCTAACTTCCTCGGTTTTATAGAACCCATAAAAGAGATCGGGGAGCTTGCAAAAAGGTATCATGTACCTTTTGTAGTGGTGGCTGACCCTATAGCGCTTTCCATTTTGAGACCTCCAGGAGACTATGGGGCTGATATTGTGGTAGGTGAAGGTCAGCAGATGGGAGTACCGTTAAACTTCGGCGGACCTTATGCGGGCTTTTTCACTACAAGATACGAGTATGTTAGAAAGATGCCCGGGAGGATTGTAGGGCTTGCAGAGGACGTGGAAGGTAAGAGAGCTTTTACCTTAGTCCTTCAGACTAGGGAACAGCATATAAGAAGAGAAAGAGCTACTTCAAACATATGTACCAATCAAAACCTTATAGCCATCGCTAACCTCCTATACATGGTGCTTTTGGGGAAGGAAGGAATAAGAGAGGTAGCAAAGCAGAGTCTGTCAAAAGCCCTGTATCTAAAAGAAAAGCTTCTCTCACTAGGATTTGAAGAGATATACACTGGAAAACACCTTTGGGAGTTTCCGCTGAAGATAGATAATGCCTTAGATCTTTACAAAAAGCTCCTCGAGGAGGGTTTTCTTTTAGGTGTACCTTTGGACAAGTTTGGCTACAGAGATACACTGCTCATTGCAGTGACAGAAAAGAGAAACAGGGAGGAGATGGAGAGGCTCTTGAACGCCATCAGGTTATAGAGTGTGTGGATAATTAGACTTGACAAAAATATACTAAAGAAATATTATAAAAGTAATTTAATTTGGAGGTAAAGGGATGTTCAGTGAGAATCTCTTATCGGGGAAGGCTCTTGAGTATATAAAGAAGGCAAAAGAGGTAGCCAGGTCTTATGGAGACAGTAAAGTTGATACGGA
The genomic region above belongs to Hydrogenobacter sp. and contains:
- the gcvPA gene encoding aminomethyl-transferring glycine dehydrogenase subunit GcvPA; its protein translation is MYLPHSQEDVEAVLKELGLSSLEELFSHIDPSLLSSPNLEKPMSEEEIRRFLKERAKKNKPLVSFAGFGAYDRIIPSAVWQILGRGEFLTAYTPYQAEASQGTLQAIFEYQTLICELTGMDVANASMYDGASALAEGILMARALKSAGKKVLISEGVNPLYREVVKTYLAGYEDEISLIPLCKEGSTDLYILEDYLKKDNVHALAMQYPNFLGFIEPIKEIGELAKRYHVPFVVVADPIALSILRPPGDYGADIVVGEGQQMGVPLNFGGPYAGFFTTRYEYVRKMPGRIVGLAEDVEGKRAFTLVLQTREQHIRRERATSNICTNQNLIAIANLLYMVLLGKEGIREVAKQSLSKALYLKEKLLSLGFEEIYTGKHLWEFPLKIDNALDLYKKLLEEGFLLGVPLDKFGYRDTLLIAVTEKRNREEMERLLNAIRL
- the gcvH gene encoding glycine cleavage system protein GcvH yields the protein MDEITVGKYIVRTDRYYTKEHEWALIKGNKAWIGITDYAQKELGDIVYVDLPSVGQSYESADTIANVESVKNVAPIYAPLSGTVVEVNEQLVDEPHLINESPYDDGWIAVLELSDPMEVEDLMPAQDYAELLVEIIKDEKGESISLELPEEEITPTIEESLEALPEEELPYEEKER